The window TCATTGCGGAAGCTGACGCGGTTCGGCAGACCGGTCAATTCGTCGAACCGCGCCATATGGCTGATGCGGGCCTCTGAATTGCGCCGCTCGGTGATGTCTTCGACCAGCACGACCGTGCCGCCGCCGACCATCGGCTGGAATTTCCAGGACAGCGCCCGTTCGTCCTCAAGCGCGTGGTCGAGCGTGGTGATTTCGGCAGCCTTCGAGCTTTCAATTTCGGCGACAATGGTCATACCGCTCACCGCGGAAACCGTGCCGGCGTTCACGAAAGCCGATATCACCTCGCGCAGAGTGGCGCCGCGATCAACGTGCTCGCCACCGCGGCTCATCATCTGATTGAAGCGATTGTTGATGACCGCTAGCCTGCCGTCCGCACCAAACATGCAAAGACCGTTCGGCATATTGTTCAGCGCGGTGTCGAATTGCCCCGCAAGTGCCGCGGCTCGTTCGGTTTCGGTCAGGGCCTTAACGAACATCCGGTGAAGATTGAGATTGATCAGTCGAAGACCGATGAAGAATAACACCAGCAAGCCGGCCAAGCCGACATAGTAAGCATCGCCACGCATCGCCAAGGCAATCGACATCGGCGCGGTCGCGTTGATAATATGCGCCTGGATGATCAGGGGCCGACCGTAGTTGCGGCCAACGCTCGCCGCCGTATAGCCGATGGTCACCGAGGTACACAGCATGTGCGCCACTGGATCATCGCTGCCCAGCAGGACCACGAAACACCAGATGCCGAGCGAAGCGGCATAGAGGTCGGCTCCGACCTTATATCGTGGCTCCCACCACGCTGCCCGCTCCGGCGTCAGCGGCCCGCCGCGCCGCTCGCGTTCGTAGTGATGCATCTGCACGGCACGAGCCACGCCGACGACGATGATCAGTCCGGCACAAAGCCAGAGCCAGGGATTGCCGGTTTTCCAGACCGTCATGACCGCAGCAGCGGCCGCGCACACGGTGCCGGCGAAAACCGGCGCAGAATTCTGGAAGAGAGAATTGACCAACGCCGCGTAGATGCTGGGTGGCAGCACCGTCACGTCTTGGACTGTTCCGGGCTTAACCAGTTGCATAAGCACGCGCCGTCTGTTCGATTTCAACGCGGAATGATACCTGCAGGAGGTGAAGCTTTTCTGAGGGAATATCCTTACCAAGACATTGAGACGCGCGCTGAAACACGGAAATTGGCTTTATTTTCAGCGCACTAGGCAAGTGTTGCCGACCGCGTTTCAGCGCGATTGCCAGACCTTGGAGCCGTGATGTGAACGATCTGTTTACGATAACAGCGGCGACCATGCGGGATCGGAGGCGAACCCGGGAGTCGGGACTTTAAGTTCGTTGCGTCCGGAAACGTCCACCGTGAATAGCGACGGGCCGCCGCTGCCGCCCGGATCTCGGAAGAACATGATGACGCGCCCGTTCGGCGCGAAGGTCGGACCTTCATTGTGGTAGCCGGATGTCAGCAGCCGCTCGCCAGAGCCGTCCGGCTTCATGATGCCGATCGAAAACTGGCCGCCACCCTGCTTGGTGAAGGCGATGTAGTCGCCCCGCGGCGACCACACCGGCGTCGAATAGCTGCCGTCGCCGAACGAAATGCGCTGCGCCGGCCCGCCGGTCGCCGCCATCGTATAGATCTGCGGCTTGCCGCCGCGATCGGACTCGAAACAGATCTTGGTGCCGTCCGGCGCATAGGACGGCGAGGTATCGATCGCCGGCGTGTCGGTGAGACGGGTGGTGGATTTCGAGCGCAAGTCCATCACGAACAGGTTCGAGTTGCCGCCCTGCTGCAGACTCATGATGACGCGCTGACCATCCGGCGAGAACCGCGGCGAGAATGACATGCCGGGAAAGTTGCCGACGATCTCGCGCTGCCCTGTCTCAATGTTGAACAGATAGACCCGCGGGTCGCCCTGGCCGAATTCCATATAGGTAATTTCCTGCGTCGATGGCGAGAACCGCGGCGTCAGCACCAGGTCGGCGCCGCGCGTCAGATAGCGTACATTGGCGCCATCCTGATCCATCAGCGCCAGGCGCTTGACGCGACGCTCCTTGGCGCCGGTCTCGTCGACGAACACCACACGGCTATCGAAATAGCCCTTTTCACCGGTCAGACGCTCGTAGATCTGGTCGGAGATGATGTGCGCGATGCGGCGCCAGTATTCCGGCGAGGTGAAATATTGCTGGCCGGTGAGCTGCTGACCGGTAGCGACATCCCAGAGCCGGAATTCAGCCTTCAGCCGCCCGTCTCCCTGGCGCGTCATGCGGCCGGTCACCAGCGCCTGGGCGTTGATGGTTTTCCAGTTCTGGAACTGCGGCGGCGCGTCGATATTGGTAACCTTCTCGATGAAGGCCGCCTGATCGATCGGCGCGAACAAGCCGCTGCGCTTGAGATTGTTGGTGATGACCTGCGCCACGCCGACGCCGACCTCGTTGTCCGACGCGCTGCCGGCGACGAAATTAGGGATCGCGATCGGCAGCGGCGCAACATTGCCTTCGGTGATCTGCACCCGCGCCTGGCCGAACGCCGTGCGCGCGCCCGTCCCCATCAACAGGCCGGTCGACGCCATTCCGGAAATGATCTGTCGGCGACTCGGGCGAAACAGCATGTCGGGCAATCCATTTTTGTCGGTCATTGTTACAGGCTTTGCTTGATGTCTGCGATCGTCAGCAGTGCTGACGTCCTCATGACCGTCGCTCGGTGAACACGGGTTCGAAAAATTTCCATTCGTCGAAATAGGCTGCCGGCAGCTTGTACGGCTGACATTCGATGATCGCGCGCAACGCGCTCTCCTGATAGACGCGGAAATACGGCGTCGATGGATTGCTGATCGACGCCGGCGTCGTCTCGAGCGAGCCGTCCTGCTTCAGCTTGACGCTGAAAATCGCCTCGGTCATCTGCGCCTCGATACCACCATAGGGCTTCTTCCAGCAGCGTTCGACCTGCGACTTGAACATCGCGCCCCATGTCGCGGAATTGTCCGCAGCCTTGCCCTTCGACAGGCCAAGCGCCGCATTTGAATTCAGCGTATCGCCGGTCGCGGCCTGACGGCTCGGATCGCGCTTGTCGAGCAGCGCCGCGATCTTCGACTGATCGAAGGTGCGTTCCGGCTTCGGCTTGGGCGGTGTCGGCGGCGGAGTCGCAGCGGCCTGGGCCTGCGGCTTCGGCGGCGGTTTCTTCGGCTCTTCCTTCTTCAGGGCTTCCGCGATCGGATCGACCTTCGGCGGATCGGGCTTCTTCTCGATCGGCTTCGGCTCTTCCTTGGGCTTACTCTCGGCCACCGGCTTCGGCGGGTCGGGCTTCTTCTCCACCGGCTTTTCGACAGGCGTTGGCGGCGGAGGCGGCGGTGTCGTATCGGTCACGACCGGCGCCTTCTCGGTGATCTTGCCGATGGTGTCATCGACCGGCTTGGCCTCGGCGACCTTTTCGACCAGCGGCTTCGGCACGTCCTTCTTGCCGCTCTTCATGCCGGCAGTGACTTTTGCAAGCTGGTCGGCGGAGATGATTTCAACGGGAAGCGAGTCTTCCGGCATCGAGACGAAGGCCTTGGACGAGAACGATACCAGTCCCCACCCGATCACGAGGACGTGCAGAGCCACAGACGCCGCGAATGTCTTGTCGACCTTCACCGTCAGGTCCCCTGCTCCACCTCGGTCACCAGCGCCAGCCGCTTGAAGCCGGCGCCCGACAACTGCCCCATCACGCGAGCCACAGTGCCATAGTCCGCCTTCTTGTCAGCCCGCATGAATATACGCTCATCAAGGCCGCCACGGGCGTCGGTGATCGCCTTTAATTTCGGCACCAGATCGTTCATCGCCACCTCGGTGTCGTTGATGAAGATCTTGCCCTTGATATCGACGGAGAGCTGCAGCGGCGTCTTGTCCTGCTCGAGGCTCTTGGCCTGGGTCTGCGGCAGATCGAGCGGCACCCCCACGGTCAGCATCGGCGCCGAGACCATGAAGATGATCATCAGCACCAGCATGACGTCGACCATCGGGGTGACGTTGATCTCGGCCATGACGGAGGCACGACGACGTCCGCGTCGTCCACCGCCACCACTTCCTGAACCCAAATTCATGCCCATGATCGGGTGCCTACTTCAAGGTTCAAAGACTATCGCTCCTCAGACGCGCTCGTCGATCTGGCGCGACAGGATCGCAGAGAATTCATCGGCAAATCCCTCCAGGCGCTGGGCCTGGCGGTTCACCTCGGATGTGAACTTATTGTAGAAAATAGTCGCCGGAATGGCGGCGATAAGGCCGATTGCGGTGGCGAACAGCGCCTCCGCGATGCCGGGAGCGACCACGGCGAGCGATGTATTCTTCGAAGCAGCGATCGACTGGAAGCTCGACATGATGCCCCAGACGGTGCCGAACAGGCCGACGAAGGGACCGGCCGAGCCGACGGTCGCCAGCACCAGGAGGCGGCGCTCGAGCCGCTCGATCTCGCGGGCGATGGAAACGTTCATCACCTTGTCGATCCGCATCTGCAGGCCGGTGAAGGACCGGGCCTGGCTCTCGAACGAGCGCTTCCACTCGCGCATCGCGGCGACGAAACAGGCCGCCATCGACTGCGTCGGCTTGGCGGACAGCGCGCGATAGAGATCCTCGATCGACTCGCCGGACCAGAACGCCTGCTCGAAACGGTCCATCGCGCGCTTGGTGCGCGCGTAAAGAAACATCTTGTCGATCGCGATCGCCCAGACCCAGATCGAACAGCCGAGCAGTCCGAGCATGACCGCTTTCACGATCCAGTGGGCCTGCAGGAACAGCGCGATCAGCGAAACGTCGGAAGAAGCCAGCGGCAGGGCTGACTGCGCCACATCGGCCGGGTTCATGGGTGGTATCCTCTCAACGCAAAAATCCCCAGTTCACCGGCGGCATTGCCGCCACCGGTTGCAGCCACGCGCCGCACACGCGGCGTAAAGCCAGCGCGAAGCCTGTTGTGTCGCATGGAATGGCTCGTCCGAAGCCGGGCCCTGAATCTCCTGCCAACATGTCAAAACGAGGGCTTACGCGCGTCTTTGCAGGTTTTACCAGACGCTGGTCGTGGTTAATGCGGGGTTACCAAAGGCCATTTTGGCGGAGAAATGAAGCGCAATTCGCTTGTTCGTGATGCGCAAAATCGCCGCGCACCAAACAAAACCGCCCGTCTGCGTTGCAAACGGGCGGCTATGTCGGCGTCTGGCGAAGGGGGCGCTATCGCCTGACGCCAAAGAAGTTAATCCTACTTACATCAGCCCTGCGGCTGCGCATCGTTCGGCGGGGTCGGCCGCGGACGGTGCTGCGCCATGAACTGGTCGAACTCTTCCTTGTCCTTGGCGTGGCGCAGACGATCCAGAAAGTCCTTGAATTCGTGCTGTTCCTCTTCCAGGCGCCGCAGCGTTTCCATGCGGTACTCGTCGA is drawn from Nitrobacteraceae bacterium AZCC 2146 and contains these coding sequences:
- a CDS encoding outer membrane biosynthesis protein TonB (product_source=COG0810; cog=COG0810; superfamily=74653; transmembrane_helix_parts=Inside_1_6,TMhelix_7_24,Outside_25_314); this translates as MKVDKTFAASVALHVLVIGWGLVSFSSKAFVSMPEDSLPVEIISADQLAKVTAGMKSGKKDVPKPLVEKVAEAKPVDDTIGKITEKAPVVTDTTPPPPPPTPVEKPVEKKPDPPKPVAESKPKEEPKPIEKKPDPPKVDPIAEALKKEEPKKPPPKPQAQAAATPPPTPPKPKPERTFDQSKIAALLDKRDPSRQAATGDTLNSNAALGLSKGKAADNSATWGAMFKSQVERCWKKPYGGIEAQMTEAIFSVKLKQDGSLETTPASISNPSTPYFRVYQESALRAIIECQPYKLPAAYFDEWKFFEPVFTERRS
- a CDS encoding biopolymer transport protein TolQ (product_source=KO:K03562; cog=COG0811; ko=KO:K03562; pfam=PF01618; tigrfam=TIGR02796; transmembrane_helix_parts=Outside_1_27,TMhelix_28_50,Inside_51_138,TMhelix_139_161,Outside_162_175,TMhelix_176_198,Inside_199_237); the protein is MNPADVAQSALPLASSDVSLIALFLQAHWIVKAVMLGLLGCSIWVWAIAIDKMFLYARTKRAMDRFEQAFWSGESIEDLYRALSAKPTQSMAACFVAAMREWKRSFESQARSFTGLQMRIDKVMNVSIAREIERLERRLLVLATVGSAGPFVGLFGTVWGIMSSFQSIAASKNTSLAVVAPGIAEALFATAIGLIAAIPATIFYNKFTSEVNRQAQRLEGFADEFSAILSRQIDERV
- a CDS encoding TolB protein (product_source=KO:K03641; cath_funfam=2.120.10.30,3.40.50.10070; cog=COG0823; ko=KO:K03641; pfam=PF04052,PF07676; superfamily=52964,69304; tigrfam=TIGR02800); its protein translation is MTDKNGLPDMLFRPSRRQIISGMASTGLLMGTGARTAFGQARVQITEGNVAPLPIAIPNFVAGSASDNEVGVGVAQVITNNLKRSGLFAPIDQAAFIEKVTNIDAPPQFQNWKTINAQALVTGRMTRQGDGRLKAEFRLWDVATGQQLTGQQYFTSPEYWRRIAHIISDQIYERLTGEKGYFDSRVVFVDETGAKERRVKRLALMDQDGANVRYLTRGADLVLTPRFSPSTQEITYMEFGQGDPRVYLFNIETGQREIVGNFPGMSFSPRFSPDGQRVIMSLQQGGNSNLFVMDLRSKSTTRLTDTPAIDTSPSYAPDGTKICFESDRGGKPQIYTMAATGGPAQRISFGDGSYSTPVWSPRGDYIAFTKQGGGQFSIGIMKPDGSGERLLTSGYHNEGPTFAPNGRVIMFFRDPGGSGGPSLFTVDVSGRNELKVPTPGFASDPAWSPLLS
- a CDS encoding biopolymer transport protein TolR (product_source=KO:K03560; cog=COG0848; ko=KO:K03560; pfam=PF02472; tigrfam=TIGR02801; transmembrane_helix_parts=Outside_1_30,TMhelix_31_53,Inside_54_150), encoding MGMNLGSGSGGGGRRGRRRASVMAEINVTPMVDVMLVLMIIFMVSAPMLTVGVPLDLPQTQAKSLEQDKTPLQLSVDIKGKIFINDTEVAMNDLVPKLKAITDARGGLDERIFMRADKKADYGTVARVMGQLSGAGFKRLALVTEVEQGT